A portion of the Pseudomonas protegens CHA0 genome contains these proteins:
- a CDS encoding CmpA/NrtA family ABC transporter substrate-binding protein: MTDLPNTPLAWVNGSDAPEKSAIDLGFMALTDCASVVVAATQGFAQPYGLTLNLKRQSSWAGLRDKLVSGELDAAHSLYGLIYAVHLGIGGTNPCDMAVLMGLNQNGQSINLSRELQNLKVTSPETLDRHVHQSRARLTFAQTFPTGTHAMWLYYWLASQGIHPLQDVDSVVVPPPQMVAHLQAGRIDGFCVGEPWSASAVQQDQGFTLATSQAIWPDHPEKVLGCTRAFVEQYPNTARVLVMAILEASRFIEQSPENRRSTAQLLSAADYLNAPLDCIEPRLLGDYADGLGNRWQDPHALRFHHHGAVNLPYLSDGMWFMTQFRRWGLLREDPDYLGVARHVQQLELYREAATALGIAAWGQDMRSSQLIDGKVWDGSEPAAYARSFRLHAMNGTPPLVAQR, translated from the coding sequence ATGACCGATCTCCCCAACACCCCGCTGGCCTGGGTCAACGGCAGTGATGCCCCGGAAAAGTCCGCCATCGACCTGGGCTTCATGGCCCTGACCGATTGCGCCTCAGTGGTGGTCGCCGCCACCCAGGGCTTTGCCCAGCCCTACGGGCTGACTCTGAACCTAAAGCGCCAGAGCTCCTGGGCCGGGCTGCGGGACAAGCTGGTGAGCGGCGAACTGGACGCCGCCCACAGCCTGTATGGACTGATCTACGCGGTACACCTGGGTATCGGCGGCACCAACCCCTGCGACATGGCAGTGCTCATGGGTCTGAACCAGAATGGCCAGAGCATCAACCTATCCCGGGAGCTGCAGAACCTCAAGGTGACCAGCCCTGAGACATTGGACCGCCATGTGCACCAAAGCCGGGCACGACTGACCTTCGCCCAGACCTTCCCCACCGGTACCCACGCCATGTGGCTGTACTACTGGCTGGCCAGCCAGGGTATCCACCCGCTGCAGGATGTCGACAGCGTAGTGGTGCCGCCACCGCAGATGGTGGCTCATCTGCAGGCCGGGCGCATCGATGGGTTCTGCGTCGGCGAACCCTGGAGCGCCAGTGCAGTGCAGCAGGATCAGGGTTTCACCCTGGCCACCAGCCAGGCGATCTGGCCGGATCACCCGGAAAAAGTCCTCGGCTGCACCCGCGCCTTCGTCGAGCAATACCCGAACACCGCCCGGGTCCTGGTGATGGCGATTCTCGAAGCCAGCCGCTTTATCGAGCAAAGCCCGGAAAACCGCCGCAGCACCGCCCAGTTGCTGAGCGCTGCCGATTACCTGAATGCACCGCTGGACTGCATCGAGCCGCGGCTGCTGGGGGATTACGCCGACGGCCTGGGCAATCGCTGGCAGGACCCCCACGCCCTGCGTTTTCACCATCATGGCGCCGTCAACCTGCCCTACCTGTCCGACGGCATGTGGTTCATGACCCAGTTCCGCCGCTGGGGCCTGCTGCGGGAAGACCCGGATTACCTGGGCGTCGCTCGCCACGTGCAGCAGCTGGAGCTGTACCGCGAAGCCGCCACCGCGCTGGGCATCGCCGCCTGGGGCCAGGACATGCGCAGCAGCCAGTTGATCGATGGCAAGGTGTGGGACGGCTCTGAGCCTGCCGCCTATGCCCGCAGCTTCCGCCTGCATGCGATGAACGGCACCCCTCCCCTTGTTGCCCAGCGCTGA
- the rmf gene encoding ribosome modulation factor has translation MRRLKRDPLEKAFLRGYQYGVNGKSRELCPFTLPSVRQAWINGWREGRGDNWDGMTGTAGIHRLNELRAVG, from the coding sequence ATGAGAAGACTAAAGCGTGATCCGTTGGAAAAAGCGTTTTTACGCGGATATCAGTATGGCGTTAATGGCAAGTCCCGTGAGCTTTGCCCATTTACTCTACCGTCGGTACGCCAAGCCTGGATTAACGGCTGGCGAGAAGGACGCGGCGACAACTGGGACGGTATGACAGGCACTGCGGGCATTCACAGACTCAACGAACTTCGCGCTGTCGGCTGA
- a CDS encoding YggL family protein has protein sequence MATNRSRRLRKKLCVDEFQELGFELNLDFKEGLADEAIDAFLDAFLKEAMEANGLGYVGGDDFGLVCLSKRGSVSEEQRATVEAWLKARTELTTVEVSPLLDVWYPDNAINPVA, from the coding sequence ATGGCCACTAACCGTTCCCGCCGTCTGCGCAAAAAACTCTGCGTAGATGAATTTCAGGAGCTGGGTTTTGAGCTGAACCTGGATTTCAAAGAAGGTCTGGCTGACGAAGCTATCGACGCTTTCCTCGACGCATTCCTCAAAGAAGCGATGGAAGCCAACGGCCTGGGCTATGTAGGCGGCGACGACTTCGGTCTGGTTTGCCTGAGCAAGCGCGGTTCCGTCAGCGAAGAGCAACGTGCCACCGTTGAAGCCTGGCTCAAGGCGCGCACCGAGCTGACCACCGTTGAAGTCAGTCCGCTGCTGGACGTGTGGTACCCGGACAACGCGATCAACCCAGTCGCGTGA
- a CDS encoding diguanylate cyclase: MPLHVVRPKILGFISEEVSAWLVAVLVLVAGGILTGLLAWSTYSLNKQQVRQRFQLLAGERYSRIEERFQDQEQRLDGLRRFFVNSDLVTRQDFDGYAKPLLRRTQAYAWAPLVSRAQRPGFEQSIRDQGLPGFSILQLNATGQMEPAGEHDDYAPVLYSQTQSPLGSPLGYDLLAQPLRRATLERARELNGLAVSPPLQLVAVDQAYARGVLLAAPVRRAQDASGPQDRPYGYVLAIISLRQLVADGLPVPASDNLSVRILDLSTEGQHEVLYESNNPPISSSLTASRLLRLADRDYQVDIRPSAAFLHANHSALGSLVILGGMLSLLLSALLYVLVSQRQRALALVEQRTEELRSSEQALRGTHSQLRCVLNAATQVAIIATDLRGVISTFNAGAEQMLGYSSSEAVGHLTLESLHLPEELESWAQSLTQRYGKAIPVSQAMLVEEGMAGGHEAREWTLVRRDGSHLQVNMLATPVLDDQGLWIGHLAICIDITERKRVHEALAARDRLLQRLSAHVPGGIYQFKLDADGHTSFPYASDGLREIYEIEPQLLQQDAEAAFERIHPEDVERVRESIRVSAQQLSPWREEYRVCLPQRGVRWMRGAASPESLRGGGVLWHGYISDISDLKRVEEELRALSVTDSLTGIHNRRYFQERLQAEMHRLERGGGVMAVIMLDIDHFKRINDQYGHGVGDQVLRGLCERIGRRLRRIDVFCRLGGEEFMVLCPDTSGQQALILAQELWHGVRSSPIGPVESVTASFGIASWRAGEGADELLLRADSAVYAAKQAGRDRVLMEQP, from the coding sequence ATGCCTCTGCATGTTGTACGCCCGAAAATCCTGGGTTTCATAAGTGAAGAGGTATCTGCCTGGCTGGTGGCGGTGCTGGTCCTGGTTGCGGGCGGCATCCTCACCGGGCTCTTGGCGTGGTCCACCTACAGCCTGAACAAGCAGCAGGTGCGCCAGCGCTTCCAGTTGCTGGCCGGCGAACGCTACAGCCGCATCGAAGAACGCTTTCAAGACCAGGAACAACGCCTGGACGGCTTGCGGCGCTTCTTTGTCAATTCCGACCTGGTGACCCGCCAGGATTTCGATGGCTACGCCAAACCCTTGTTACGCCGCACCCAGGCCTATGCCTGGGCGCCTCTGGTGAGCCGCGCCCAGCGCCCGGGGTTCGAGCAGTCGATTCGCGATCAGGGGCTGCCGGGGTTTTCCATTTTGCAGTTGAATGCCACGGGCCAGATGGAGCCGGCCGGCGAGCACGATGACTACGCGCCGGTGCTGTACAGCCAGACCCAGAGCCCCCTGGGGTCGCCCCTGGGTTACGACCTCCTGGCTCAACCCCTGCGCCGAGCCACCCTGGAACGTGCTCGGGAACTCAATGGCCTGGCGGTCTCTCCGCCTTTGCAACTGGTGGCCGTGGACCAGGCCTATGCGCGAGGGGTGCTGTTGGCGGCGCCGGTCAGGCGCGCGCAGGATGCTTCCGGCCCCCAGGACCGGCCCTACGGCTATGTTCTGGCGATCATCAGCCTGCGGCAACTGGTGGCGGACGGCCTGCCGGTTCCTGCCAGCGATAACCTGTCGGTGCGGATTCTCGACCTGTCCACCGAGGGCCAGCACGAGGTGCTCTACGAGTCGAACAACCCGCCCATCAGCAGCAGCCTGACCGCCAGCCGCCTGCTGCGCCTGGCGGACCGGGACTATCAGGTGGACATCCGCCCCAGCGCGGCCTTCCTGCACGCCAACCATTCAGCCCTGGGTAGCCTGGTGATTCTTGGCGGCATGCTCAGCCTGCTGCTCAGCGCCTTGCTCTACGTCCTGGTCAGCCAGCGTCAGCGGGCTCTGGCCCTGGTGGAGCAGCGCACCGAGGAGCTGCGTAGCAGCGAGCAGGCGTTGCGCGGCACCCACAGCCAGTTGCGCTGCGTGCTCAATGCCGCCACTCAGGTAGCGATCATTGCCACCGACCTGCGCGGAGTGATCAGCACTTTCAATGCCGGGGCCGAGCAGATGCTCGGCTACAGCAGCAGTGAGGCGGTGGGGCACCTGACCCTGGAAAGCCTGCATTTGCCCGAAGAATTGGAAAGCTGGGCCCAGAGCCTCACCCAGCGTTACGGCAAAGCCATCCCGGTGTCCCAGGCGATGTTGGTGGAAGAGGGCATGGCCGGCGGGCATGAGGCCCGGGAATGGACCCTGGTACGGCGTGACGGCAGCCATCTGCAAGTCAACATGCTGGCCACCCCGGTGCTCGACGACCAGGGGTTGTGGATCGGCCATCTGGCCATCTGCATCGATATCACCGAACGCAAGCGCGTGCATGAAGCCCTGGCCGCCCGTGACCGCTTGCTGCAGCGGCTCAGCGCCCACGTTCCCGGCGGGATCTATCAGTTCAAGCTGGACGCCGACGGGCATACCAGTTTTCCCTATGCCAGCGATGGCCTGCGCGAGATCTACGAGATCGAGCCGCAACTGCTGCAGCAGGATGCCGAGGCGGCATTCGAGCGCATCCATCCTGAGGATGTGGAGCGGGTGCGTGAGTCGATCCGGGTTTCGGCGCAGCAGCTCAGTCCCTGGCGCGAGGAGTACCGGGTCTGCCTGCCGCAGCGGGGGGTGCGCTGGATGCGCGGTGCAGCGAGCCCGGAAAGCCTGCGGGGCGGCGGTGTGCTCTGGCACGGCTATATATCGGATATCTCCGATCTCAAGCGGGTCGAGGAGGAACTGCGGGCATTGTCGGTCACCGACTCCCTGACCGGTATCCACAACCGACGCTATTTCCAGGAGCGGCTACAGGCCGAGATGCACCGCCTGGAGCGAGGTGGTGGCGTCATGGCGGTGATCATGCTGGACATCGACCATTTCAAGCGGATCAACGATCAGTACGGTCACGGTGTGGGGGATCAGGTGCTGCGCGGGTTGTGCGAGCGCATCGGCCGGCGCCTGCGGCGCATCGACGTCTTCTGCCGTCTGGGGGGAGAGGAGTTCATGGTCCTGTGCCCGGACACCAGCGGCCAGCAAGCGCTGATTCTGGCGCAGGAGCTGTGGCACGGTGTGCGCAGTTCGCCGATCGGGCCGGTGGAGAGTGTCACCGCCAGTTTCGGTATCGCCAGTTGGCGTGCGGGGGAGGGTGCAGATGAGCTGCTGCTGCGGGCCGACTCTGCGGTCTATGCCGCCAAGCAGGCGGGGCGGGACCGGGTCCTGATGGAACAGCCGTGA
- a CDS encoding quinone-dependent dihydroorotate dehydrogenase: MYTLARQLLFKLSPETSHDLSLDLIGAGGRLGLNGLLCKAPAQMPVKVMGLEFANPVGLAAGLDKNGAAIDGFAQLGFGFVEIGTVTPRPQPGNPKPRIFRLPQAEAIINRMGFNNLGVDNLLARVAASQYKGVLGINIGKNFDTPVERAVDDYLICLDKVYAHASYVTVNVSSPNTPGLRSLQFGESLKQLLAALSQRQQELAAIHGKRVPLAIKIAPDMSDEETVEVARALLETGMDAVIATNTTLSREGVEGLEHGAEAGGLSGAPVREKSTHTVKVLAAELAGRLPIIAVGGITEGKHAAEKIAAGASLVQLYSGFIYKGPALIRESVDAIAAMG, translated from the coding sequence ATGTATACCCTGGCCCGCCAGCTGTTGTTCAAACTCTCCCCGGAAACCTCCCACGATCTGTCCCTGGACCTGATCGGCGCGGGCGGGCGTTTGGGCCTTAACGGGCTGTTGTGCAAGGCCCCGGCGCAGATGCCGGTCAAGGTCATGGGCCTGGAGTTTGCGAACCCGGTAGGGCTGGCTGCGGGCCTGGACAAGAACGGCGCAGCCATCGACGGCTTCGCCCAATTGGGGTTTGGTTTTGTCGAGATCGGCACCGTCACCCCACGCCCGCAACCGGGCAACCCCAAGCCGCGGATCTTCCGCCTGCCCCAGGCCGAGGCCATCATCAACCGCATGGGCTTCAACAACCTGGGGGTCGACAACCTGCTGGCACGGGTCGCGGCCTCGCAATACAAAGGCGTGCTGGGGATCAATATCGGCAAGAACTTCGACACCCCGGTGGAGAGGGCGGTGGATGATTACCTGATCTGCCTGGACAAGGTCTATGCCCACGCCAGCTATGTCACGGTCAACGTCAGCTCGCCCAATACCCCGGGCCTGCGCAGCCTGCAATTTGGCGAGTCGCTCAAGCAACTGCTGGCGGCCTTGAGCCAGCGCCAACAGGAACTGGCTGCGATCCACGGCAAGCGTGTACCGCTGGCCATCAAGATCGCTCCGGACATGAGCGACGAGGAAACCGTGGAAGTGGCCCGCGCTCTGCTTGAAACCGGCATGGATGCAGTGATCGCCACCAACACCACTTTGAGCCGTGAAGGTGTCGAAGGCCTGGAGCACGGCGCCGAGGCCGGCGGCCTGTCCGGCGCACCGGTACGGGAAAAGAGCACCCACACGGTCAAGGTACTGGCTGCTGAACTGGCCGGCCGTTTGCCGATCATCGCCGTGGGCGGCATCACCGAAGGCAAGCACGCGGCTGAGAAGATCGCTGCGGGCGCCAGCCTGGTGCAGCTGTATTCGGGGTTCATCTACAAGGGGCCGGCGCTGATTCGCGAGTCGGTGGATGCCATCGCGGCCATGGGCTGA
- the rlmKL gene encoding bifunctional 23S rRNA (guanine(2069)-N(7))-methyltransferase RlmK/23S rRNA (guanine(2445)-N(2))-methyltransferase RlmL: protein MSDRYEIFLTCPKGLEGLLIEEAVGLGLEQAREHTSAVRGMADMETAYRLCLWSRLANRVLLVLKRFPMKDAEDLYHGVLDVDWQDHMLADGTLAVEFSGHGSGIDNTHFGALKVKDAIVDKLRTPTGERPSVDKLNPDLRIHLRLDRGEAILSLDLSGHSLHQRGYRLQQGAAPLKENLAAAILIRSGWPRIAAEGGALADPMCGVGTFLVEAAMIAADIAPNLKREQWGFTAWLGHVPALWRKLHDEALARAQAGLAKPPLWIRGYEADPRLIQPGRNNVERAGLSEWIKIYQGEVGTFEPRPDQNQKGLVICNPPYGERLGDEASLLYLYQNLGERLRQACLNWEAAVFTGAPDLGKRMGIRSHKQYSFWNGALPCKLLLIKVLPDQFVTGERRTAEQRQVEREQAQAAADEVPVRQYNKNGNPIKPAPAPAPVVEQARLSEGGQMFANRLQKNLKQLGKWAKREGIECYRVYDADMPEYSLAIDLYQDWVHVQEYAAPKSVDPEKAQARLFDALAAIPQALNVDKSRVVIKRRERQSGTKQYERQSAQGQFTEVREGGIKLLVNLTDYLDTGLFLDHRPMRMRIQQEAAGKRFLNLFCYTATASVHAAKGGARSTTSVDLSKTYLDWARRNFSLNGFSDKNRLEQGDVMAWLDSCRDEFDLIFIDPPTFSNSKRMEGVFDVQRDQVQLLDLAMARLAPGGVLYFSNNFRKFQLDENLAARYQIEEITAKTIDPDFARNGKIHRAWKVTAR, encoded by the coding sequence ATGTCGGATCGTTACGAAATCTTCCTCACCTGTCCCAAAGGCCTTGAAGGCCTGCTGATCGAGGAAGCCGTCGGGCTTGGCCTTGAGCAAGCGCGTGAGCACACTTCTGCCGTGCGCGGCATGGCCGACATGGAGACAGCCTATCGCCTGTGCTTGTGGTCGCGCCTGGCCAACCGGGTGCTGCTGGTGCTCAAGCGCTTCCCGATGAAGGACGCCGAGGATCTCTACCACGGCGTGCTGGATGTCGACTGGCAGGACCACATGCTGGCCGACGGCACCCTGGCCGTGGAGTTCAGCGGCCATGGCTCGGGCATCGACAACACCCACTTCGGCGCCCTGAAGGTCAAGGACGCCATTGTCGACAAGCTGCGCACTCCGACCGGCGAGCGCCCTTCGGTGGACAAGCTCAACCCCGACCTGCGCATCCACCTGCGCCTGGACCGCGGCGAAGCCATCCTCTCCCTGGACCTCTCCGGCCACAGCCTGCACCAGCGCGGCTACCGCCTGCAGCAAGGCGCCGCGCCGCTCAAGGAAAACCTGGCGGCGGCGATCCTGATCCGTTCCGGCTGGCCGCGCATCGCTGCCGAAGGCGGCGCCCTGGCCGACCCGATGTGTGGCGTGGGTACCTTCCTGGTGGAGGCGGCGATGATCGCCGCCGACATCGCCCCCAATCTCAAGCGTGAACAATGGGGCTTCACTGCCTGGCTCGGCCACGTGCCGGCGCTGTGGCGCAAGCTGCACGACGAAGCGCTGGCCCGGGCCCAGGCCGGCCTTGCCAAGCCACCACTGTGGATCCGCGGCTACGAAGCCGATCCGCGTCTGATCCAGCCCGGCCGCAACAACGTAGAGCGCGCCGGCCTGAGCGAGTGGATCAAGATCTACCAGGGCGAAGTGGGCACCTTCGAGCCGCGCCCGGACCAGAACCAGAAAGGCCTGGTGATCTGCAACCCACCCTACGGCGAGCGCCTGGGTGACGAAGCCAGCCTGCTGTACCTCTACCAGAACCTCGGCGAGCGCCTGCGCCAGGCCTGCCTGAACTGGGAAGCGGCGGTGTTCACCGGCGCCCCGGACCTGGGCAAGCGCATGGGCATCCGCAGCCACAAACAGTACTCGTTCTGGAACGGCGCCTTGCCCTGCAAGCTGCTGCTGATCAAGGTCCTGCCGGATCAGTTCGTCACCGGCGAGCGCCGCACCGCCGAGCAGCGCCAGGTGGAACGCGAGCAGGCCCAGGCCGCCGCGGACGAAGTACCCGTGCGCCAGTACAACAAGAATGGCAACCCGATCAAGCCGGCCCCGGCTCCTGCTCCCGTGGTCGAACAGGCGCGCCTGAGCGAGGGCGGGCAGATGTTCGCCAACCGCCTGCAAAAGAACCTCAAGCAACTGGGCAAGTGGGCCAAGCGCGAGGGCATCGAGTGCTACCGTGTCTACGATGCCGACATGCCGGAATACTCCCTGGCCATCGACCTCTACCAGGATTGGGTGCACGTGCAGGAATACGCGGCGCCCAAATCGGTGGACCCAGAAAAGGCCCAGGCACGTCTGTTCGATGCCCTGGCGGCGATTCCCCAGGCGTTGAATGTCGACAAGAGCCGGGTGGTGATCAAGCGTCGCGAGCGCCAGAGCGGCACCAAGCAGTACGAGCGCCAGAGTGCCCAGGGCCAGTTCACCGAAGTTCGTGAAGGCGGGATCAAGCTACTGGTGAACCTTACCGACTACCTGGATACCGGGCTGTTTCTCGATCACCGGCCGATGCGCATGCGTATTCAGCAAGAGGCGGCGGGCAAGCGTTTCCTCAACCTGTTCTGCTACACCGCCACCGCCAGTGTGCACGCGGCCAAGGGCGGCGCGCGCAGCACCACCAGCGTCGACCTGTCGAAAACCTATCTGGACTGGGCACGCCGCAATTTCTCGCTCAACGGTTTCTCCGACAAGAACCGCCTGGAGCAGGGCGATGTGATGGCCTGGCTGGACAGCTGCCGTGACGAGTTCGACTTGATCTTCATCGACCCGCCGACCTTCTCCAACTCCAAGCGCATGGAAGGGGTGTTCGACGTGCAGCGTGACCAGGTGCAGTTGCTGGACCTGGCCATGGCACGCCTGGCGCCGGGGGGCGTGCTGTATTTCTCCAACAACTTCCGCAAGTTCCAGCTGGATGAAAACCTCGCCGCGCGCTACCAGATCGAGGAAATCACGGCGAAAACCATCGATCCGGATTTCGCCCGCAACGGCAAAATCCACCGTGCCTGGAAAGTCACCGCACGCTGA
- the dacB gene encoding D-alanyl-D-alanine carboxypeptidase/D-alanyl-D-alanine-endopeptidase translates to MIKSLRPLLLASVFLPLAFPVSAAPVNTTLTPKVQQALKASKLPDNALSLVMIPLNGPGTPTIFNADVSVNPASTMKLVTTYAALEMLGPTHQWKTEFYTDGTLSGGILNGNLYLKGGGDPKLNMEKLWLLMRDLRANGVQQVTGDLVLDRNFFVQPQLPEFNDDGNDENKPFLVKPDALMVNLKALRFVARNDSGRVLVSVEPPIAKIRIDNQVKAVNTKQCTGDVRYNPVTQADGSVIVTVGGQLGDGCSSQTYLSLLDHATYTAGAVRAIWSELGGSIQGQDRLAVVPKDAKVLARAFSPDLAEIIRDINKYSNNTMAQQLFLSLGAKYRNEADGDDAKAAQRVVRQWLAKKGITSPHLVMENGSGLSRAERVSAREMAGLLQAAWKSPYAAEFISSMPIAGMDGTMRKRLKRTAMSGEAHIKTGTLNTVRAIAGYSRDDNGNTWAVVAILNDPRPFGASSVLDQVLLDLYRQPKLATSASVL, encoded by the coding sequence ATGATCAAATCGTTGCGTCCTCTGTTGCTGGCCAGTGTTTTTCTCCCCCTGGCCTTTCCCGTTTCCGCGGCCCCGGTCAACACCACCCTGACCCCCAAGGTCCAGCAAGCCCTCAAAGCCAGCAAACTTCCGGATAACGCCCTGTCCCTGGTGATGATTCCCCTGAACGGCCCCGGCACCCCGACCATCTTCAACGCCGATGTATCGGTGAACCCGGCCTCCACCATGAAACTGGTGACCACCTACGCGGCCCTGGAAATGCTCGGCCCGACCCACCAGTGGAAAACCGAGTTCTACACCGACGGCACCCTCAGCGGCGGCATCCTCAATGGCAACCTGTACCTCAAGGGCGGCGGCGACCCCAAGCTGAACATGGAGAAGCTCTGGCTGCTGATGCGTGACCTGCGGGCCAATGGCGTACAGCAAGTCACTGGCGATCTGGTGCTGGACCGCAACTTCTTCGTGCAGCCGCAACTGCCGGAATTCAATGACGATGGCAACGACGAGAACAAGCCGTTCCTGGTCAAGCCGGACGCCCTGATGGTCAACCTCAAGGCCCTGCGCTTCGTTGCCCGCAATGACTCAGGACGGGTCCTGGTTTCGGTGGAGCCGCCGATCGCCAAGATCCGCATCGACAACCAGGTCAAGGCGGTCAACACCAAGCAGTGCACTGGAGACGTGCGCTACAACCCCGTCACCCAGGCCGATGGCAGCGTGATCGTGACCGTCGGCGGGCAGTTGGGTGATGGCTGCAGTTCCCAGACTTACCTGTCGCTGCTGGACCACGCCACCTACACCGCCGGCGCGGTGCGGGCGATCTGGAGCGAGCTGGGCGGCAGCATCCAGGGCCAGGATCGCCTGGCCGTGGTACCCAAGGATGCCAAGGTCCTGGCCCGCGCCTTCTCCCCAGACCTCGCGGAAATCATCCGCGACATCAACAAATACAGTAACAACACCATGGCCCAGCAGTTGTTCCTGAGCCTGGGGGCCAAGTACCGCAACGAAGCCGATGGCGACGACGCCAAGGCAGCCCAGCGTGTGGTGCGCCAATGGCTGGCGAAGAAAGGCATCACCTCGCCACACCTGGTGATGGAGAACGGTTCCGGCCTGTCGCGTGCCGAGCGGGTCAGTGCCCGGGAAATGGCCGGCCTGCTGCAAGCGGCGTGGAAGAGCCCCTACGCCGCCGAGTTCATCAGCTCGATGCCGATCGCCGGCATGGATGGCACCATGCGCAAGCGCCTCAAGCGCACCGCCATGTCTGGTGAGGCGCACATCAAGACCGGCACCCTGAACACCGTACGCGCCATCGCCGGCTACAGCCGCGACGACAACGGCAATACCTGGGCGGTGGTGGCAATCCTCAACGATCCACGGCCATTCGGCGCCTCTTCGGTGCTCGACCAGGTCCTGCTGGACCTGTACCGCCAGCCGAAACTGGCGACCAGCGCTTCGGTGCTGTAA
- a CDS encoding ANTAR domain-containing response regulator gives MLRILLINDTAKKVGRLKAALSEAGFEVIDESGLTIDLPGRVETVRPDVILIDTESPSRDVMEQVVLVSRDQPRPIVMFTDEHDPGVMRQAIKSGVSAYIVEGIQVQRLQPILDVAMARFESDQALRAQLQARDQQLAERKRIELAKGLLMKMKDCDEEQAYTLMRRQAMSKQQKLIQVAEQIIAMQELLG, from the coding sequence ATGCTGCGTATCCTGCTGATCAACGACACAGCGAAAAAAGTCGGAAGGCTCAAGGCCGCCCTCAGCGAAGCCGGTTTCGAGGTGATTGACGAATCCGGCCTGACCATCGACCTGCCGGGCCGCGTCGAAACGGTGCGTCCGGACGTGATCCTGATCGATACCGAGTCACCCAGCCGCGATGTCATGGAGCAAGTGGTGCTGGTCAGCCGCGATCAACCCCGGCCCATCGTGATGTTCACCGATGAACATGATCCGGGGGTAATGCGCCAGGCGATCAAGTCCGGGGTCAGCGCCTACATCGTCGAGGGCATCCAGGTCCAGCGCCTGCAGCCTATCCTCGACGTGGCCATGGCGCGCTTTGAAAGCGACCAGGCCCTGCGCGCGCAACTCCAGGCCCGGGACCAGCAACTGGCCGAGCGCAAGCGCATCGAACTGGCCAAGGGCCTGTTGATGAAGATGAAGGACTGCGACGAAGAACAGGCCTACACCCTGATGCGTCGCCAGGCCATGAGCAAACAGCAGAAGCTGATCCAGGTCGCGGAACAGATCATCGCCATGCAGGAACTGCTGGGCTGA
- a CDS encoding nitrate/nitrite transporter — MNSSFWKSGHTPTLFAAFLYFDLSFMVWYLLGPLAVQIAADLHLSTQQRGLMVATPILAGAVLRFIMGLLADRLSPKTAGLIGQVIVIGALFMAWKLGIHSYEQALLLGVCLGMAGASFAVALPLASQWYPPQHQGKAMGIAGAGNSGTVFAALLAPVLAAAYGWSNVFGLALIPLLVTLALFAWLAKNAPQRPQAKSMADYFKALGDRDSWWFMFFYSVTFGGFIGLASALPGYFNDQYGLSPISAGYYTAACVFGGSLMRPLGGALADRFGGIRTLLGMYSVAVVCIAAVGFNLPSSYAALVLFVCTMLGLGAGNGAVFQLVPQRFRREIGVMTGLIGMAGGIGGFALAAGMGAIKQSTGSYQLALWLFASLGVLAWFGLHGVKRRWRTTWGSAAVTAARV, encoded by the coding sequence ATGAATTCAAGCTTCTGGAAATCCGGCCACACCCCGACCCTGTTCGCGGCCTTTCTGTATTTCGACCTGAGCTTCATGGTCTGGTACCTGCTGGGCCCCCTGGCGGTGCAGATCGCCGCCGACTTGCACCTGAGCACTCAGCAACGCGGACTGATGGTGGCCACGCCGATCCTCGCCGGCGCAGTGCTGCGCTTCATCATGGGCCTGCTGGCCGATCGCCTGTCACCCAAGACCGCCGGCCTGATCGGCCAGGTGATCGTCATCGGCGCGCTGTTCATGGCCTGGAAGCTGGGCATCCACAGCTATGAGCAGGCGCTGCTGCTGGGGGTATGCCTCGGCATGGCCGGGGCTTCCTTCGCCGTGGCCCTGCCCCTGGCCTCGCAGTGGTACCCGCCGCAGCACCAGGGAAAGGCCATGGGCATCGCCGGCGCCGGCAACTCCGGCACGGTGTTCGCCGCCCTGCTGGCACCGGTACTGGCAGCGGCCTATGGCTGGAGCAATGTGTTCGGCCTCGCCCTGATTCCCCTGCTGGTGACCCTGGCGCTGTTCGCCTGGCTCGCCAAGAACGCCCCCCAACGGCCCCAGGCCAAGTCCATGGCCGACTACTTCAAGGCCCTGGGTGATCGTGACAGCTGGTGGTTCATGTTCTTCTACAGCGTGACCTTCGGCGGCTTCATCGGCCTGGCCAGCGCCCTGCCTGGCTACTTCAACGACCAGTACGGTCTGAGCCCGATCTCCGCAGGCTACTACACCGCCGCCTGCGTCTTCGGCGGCAGCCTGATGCGCCCTCTGGGCGGCGCCCTGGCCGACCGTTTCGGCGGTATTCGCACCTTGCTCGGCATGTATAGCGTGGCGGTGGTGTGCATCGCCGCCGTGGGCTTCAACCTGCCCAGTTCCTATGCGGCGCTGGTGCTGTTCGTCTGCACCATGCTCGGTCTCGGCGCAGGCAATGGCGCGGTATTCCAACTGGTGCCGCAGCGCTTTCGCCGGGAAATAGGGGTCATGACCGGGCTGATCGGCATGGCCGGCGGCATCGGCGGTTTTGCCCTGGCGGCGGGCATGGGTGCGATCAAGCAGAGCACCGGCAGCTATCAACTGGCGCTGTGGCTGTTCGCCAGTCTCGGGGTCCTGGCCTGGTTCGGCCTGCACGGGGTCAAGCGCCGCTGGAGAACCACCTGGGGCTCCGCCGCCGTGACTGCGGCGCGGGTCTGA